The Streptomyces sp. NBC_00691 genome has a segment encoding these proteins:
- a CDS encoding CsbD family protein, whose translation MSGTEKSKAHLEQAKGKAKETVGRTVGNERLTAEGVTDQAKGKAREAKEDVKDEFRR comes from the coding sequence ATGTCGGGCACGGAGAAGAGCAAGGCACACCTCGAGCAGGCCAAGGGCAAGGCCAAGGAGACCGTGGGCCGTACGGTCGGCAACGAACGGCTGACTGCCGAAGGTGTCACGGACCAGGCCAAGGGCAAGGCGCGTGAGGCCAAGGAAGACGTCAAGGACGAATTCCGACGCTGA
- a CDS encoding helix-turn-helix transcriptional regulator: protein MRADRLVATLLFLQTRTRVTVAEVAAELEVSPRTARRDLEALSAAGVPVYSQRGRGGGWSLVGGARTDLTGLTAEETRALFLLAGPSATTPELRTALRKLVRALPAPLRSGAEAASRAGLSDRTDWSGAGRAAGPHVEVLRRAVVDGIQVRLGYAGPGKPVGVRTVHPLGLVAKAGHDYLVAGTERGLRTFRLSRVASAEATGVPVVRPDGFDLATVWRSFAAGLEERLYAATVRARAEPGAMAILERLFEGRLRVGAVFSDGWTEIRVDGPTPEVVATQLAGLGARVEVLDPPEARERLARLAVELAGVYGPPGSL from the coding sequence ATGAGAGCCGATCGCCTGGTGGCAACCCTGCTGTTCCTCCAAACCCGCACCCGTGTGACGGTGGCCGAGGTGGCGGCCGAGCTCGAGGTGTCGCCGCGGACCGCGCGGCGTGACCTGGAGGCTCTGTCCGCCGCGGGTGTGCCCGTCTACTCGCAGCGCGGGCGCGGGGGCGGCTGGTCGTTGGTCGGCGGCGCTCGTACGGACCTCACGGGGCTGACCGCCGAGGAGACCAGGGCGCTGTTCCTGCTCGCGGGTCCTTCGGCGACCACGCCCGAGCTTCGTACGGCGCTGCGCAAGCTGGTGCGTGCGCTGCCCGCGCCTCTGCGTTCGGGCGCGGAGGCGGCGTCGCGGGCCGGTCTGTCCGACCGCACGGACTGGTCGGGCGCCGGCAGGGCCGCCGGGCCGCACGTCGAGGTCCTGCGGCGAGCGGTCGTGGACGGGATCCAGGTGCGGCTCGGCTACGCGGGGCCCGGCAAACCGGTGGGCGTGCGAACGGTCCATCCGCTCGGGCTGGTGGCCAAGGCGGGGCACGACTACCTCGTGGCCGGGACGGAGCGGGGCTTGCGGACCTTCCGCCTCAGCCGGGTCGCCTCGGCCGAGGCGACCGGCGTGCCCGTCGTACGGCCGGACGGCTTCGACCTTGCCACGGTCTGGCGTTCGTTCGCCGCGGGCCTGGAGGAGCGCCTGTACGCGGCGACGGTCCGGGCCCGGGCCGAGCCGGGTGCGATGGCGATCCTGGAGCGGCTGTTCGAGGGGCGCCTGCGTGTCGGTGCGGTGTTTTCCGACGGGTGGACGGAGATACGGGTGGACGGGCCGACGCCGGAGGTAGTGGCGACGCAACTGGCGGGGCTGGGCGCGCGCGTGGAGGTGCTGGACCCACCGGAGGCGAGGGAGCGGCTGGCACGTCTGGCGGTCGAGCTGGCGGGCGTGTACGGACCGCCGGGCTCGCTCTGA
- a CDS encoding TetR/AcrR family transcriptional regulator — MVRAGLTAERVTVAGAELADEVGLDKVTMSQLARRLGVKDASLYAHVRGLEDLRGRIALLAADEKTIRIAEATAGRAGKDALVAFADAWREYAHEHPGRYTATQTPIQIDPVLAAEAPGPRRAVELTYGMLRGYGLAEPDLTDAVRLLRSTFHGFVALEAAGGFAHERSPQQTWIRALDALHTLLEHWPPSRDGDPS; from the coding sequence ATGGTGCGGGCCGGACTGACTGCGGAGCGGGTGACCGTCGCGGGCGCGGAGCTGGCGGACGAGGTCGGGCTCGACAAGGTGACCATGTCGCAGCTGGCGCGGCGGCTGGGCGTCAAGGACGCGAGCCTGTACGCCCACGTCCGCGGCCTGGAGGATCTGCGCGGCCGGATCGCGCTGCTGGCGGCGGACGAGAAGACCATCCGCATCGCGGAGGCGACTGCCGGGCGAGCGGGCAAGGACGCGCTCGTCGCGTTCGCGGACGCCTGGCGGGAGTACGCCCATGAGCACCCGGGCCGTTACACGGCCACGCAGACCCCGATCCAGATCGATCCCGTACTGGCCGCCGAAGCGCCCGGACCACGGCGCGCGGTCGAGCTGACCTACGGCATGCTGCGCGGGTACGGACTCGCAGAGCCGGACCTGACCGACGCGGTCCGGCTGCTGCGCAGCACGTTCCACGGGTTCGTCGCCCTGGAGGCGGCGGGCGGCTTCGCGCACGAGCGTTCGCCGCAACAGACCTGGATCCGCGCGCTCGACGCCCTGCACACCCTCCTGGAACACTGGCCCCCGTCCCGAGATGGAGACCCCTCATGA
- a CDS encoding type III effector protein encodes MTAADQPITTSTDAHSPASFLAAVAALAAIDDALRDAQHETPDTAGPGPDQALACLVLLRRVREQLAGWETGLIETAREAGASWADLAPPLGVASRQAAERRYLRGRPGAVGATGEQRVTATRQARAAERAAVTWARAHAADLRRLAGRITALDHLGPEARSAQAALHAALGAADAAELLTPLADMRRYLDSRHTDLVASLDALDDQLTTPAPDDD; translated from the coding sequence GTGACCGCAGCTGATCAGCCGATCACGACCAGCACCGATGCCCACAGCCCGGCGTCCTTCCTCGCGGCGGTGGCGGCACTCGCCGCCATCGACGACGCCTTGCGCGATGCCCAGCACGAGACTCCTGACACCGCCGGCCCCGGCCCGGACCAGGCGCTGGCCTGCCTGGTGCTGCTCCGGCGGGTACGCGAGCAGCTCGCCGGCTGGGAGACCGGCCTGATCGAAACCGCGCGCGAGGCGGGCGCCAGCTGGGCCGATCTCGCCCCTCCCCTCGGCGTCGCCAGTCGCCAGGCCGCCGAACGCCGTTACCTGCGAGGACGCCCCGGCGCGGTCGGCGCCACCGGTGAGCAGCGCGTGACGGCCACCCGCCAGGCCAGGGCCGCAGAACGCGCCGCAGTCACCTGGGCCCGCGCCCACGCCGCCGACCTGCGCCGCCTCGCCGGGCGTATCACCGCGCTCGACCACCTCGGGCCCGAAGCGCGCTCGGCTCAGGCCGCCCTGCACGCCGCTCTCGGTGCCGCCGACGCTGCTGAGCTCCTCACCCCCCTGGCCGACATGCGCCGCTACCTCGATTCCCGCCACACCGACCTCGTCGCCTCCCTGGACGCCCTCGACGACCAACTCACGACGCCGGCGCCCGACGATGACTGA
- a CDS encoding GlsB/YeaQ/YmgE family stress response membrane protein, whose product MGIIAWILIGLLAGFIAKALMPGKDPGGIIITMLIGIAGGLLGGWLGKVIFGVDSIDGFFDLSTWIAAIVGSVILLAVYRLVTGNKHHHRHA is encoded by the coding sequence ATGGGCATCATTGCCTGGATCCTGATCGGACTGCTCGCGGGCTTCATCGCCAAGGCCCTGATGCCGGGCAAGGACCCCGGCGGGATCATCATCACGATGCTCATCGGCATCGCGGGCGGACTGCTCGGCGGCTGGCTCGGCAAGGTCATCTTCGGCGTCGACTCCATAGACGGCTTTTTCGATCTCTCCACCTGGATCGCCGCCATCGTCGGCTCTGTCATCCTCCTGGCTGTCTACCGACTGGTCACCGGCAACAAGCACCACCACCGCCACGCCTGA
- a CDS encoding DUF2267 domain-containing protein: MITDARVPLERQQSHGTAYEHMLERVRYEGAYPTRERADEAVRLVMAGLGRRLTGDERVDLAACLPLEAARVLTTQIPDPRPLTGWEFVKDLAARSGASLASTRWDTGSVFAAVAAHAGPHLINRILRRLPTGYALLFGQAELAPTT, from the coding sequence ATGATCACCGACGCGCGCGTACCGCTCGAAAGGCAGCAGTCGCACGGGACGGCGTACGAGCACATGCTGGAGAGGGTTCGCTACGAAGGCGCTTACCCCACCCGCGAGAGGGCAGACGAAGCCGTCCGTCTGGTCATGGCGGGGCTGGGACGTCGGCTGACCGGCGATGAACGCGTGGATCTCGCGGCCTGCCTGCCTCTGGAGGCCGCACGCGTGCTGACCACGCAGATCCCCGACCCCCGGCCGCTGACCGGTTGGGAGTTCGTCAAGGACCTCGCCGCACGTTCCGGCGCCTCGCTGGCCTCCACCCGCTGGGACACCGGCTCCGTCTTCGCAGCCGTCGCCGCCCACGCCGGCCCCCACCTGATCAACCGCATCCTCCGCCGACTCCCCACCGGCTACGCCCTGCTGTTCGGGCAGGCCGAACTCGCACCCACGACGTAA
- a CDS encoding STAS domain-containing protein → MTSNEQTDQTRRLSVQHHVTDGIRVVSLRGEIDHTTKDVVRDALLSQEATPRTVADLEHVTFLDSSGINVLIYANQHLVDVGGWLRLAAAAAAVQRVIELVGIDGVIPCHPTVEAALHA, encoded by the coding sequence ATGACCAGCAATGAGCAGACGGACCAGACTCGGCGGCTGTCCGTGCAGCACCATGTGACCGACGGGATCCGTGTCGTGAGTCTCCGGGGGGAGATCGACCACACCACGAAGGACGTCGTACGGGACGCCTTGCTGTCGCAGGAGGCCACGCCGCGAACCGTGGCAGATCTGGAACACGTGACTTTTCTGGACTCCAGTGGCATCAATGTCCTCATCTATGCCAACCAGCACTTGGTGGACGTCGGTGGATGGCTCCGACTCGCGGCAGCCGCAGCGGCCGTCCAGCGGGTCATCGAACTCGTCGGGATCGACGGCGTGATCCCCTGCCACCCCACCGTTGAAGCGGCCCTGCACGCCTGA
- a CDS encoding alpha/beta fold hydrolase, translating to MTDPAMGSLRVNGATLHYEVRGQGPLLLLIPGGTGGAASFDDIADGLAATYTVAAYDPRGMSRSTLDDPDAEQHVAEHAEDALRILDLLSPGEAARVFGASSGAITALHLLTAHPERIARVVAHEPPVVHVLPDAAEHHALIAHVQDTFRTQGLMPAMSAFAAGLTRGSDTSGPKTQLKLPPQTAARAEQTMADLPYFVSRIVPRFMSYAPDIPRLEKLTERLVIAGGQDSSGELPHRSAAFLAELLGTQLQRFPGGHIGLTTHPAEFGELLRKTFAASV from the coding sequence ATGACCGACCCGGCCATGGGCAGCCTGCGTGTGAACGGCGCGACCCTGCACTACGAAGTACGAGGCCAGGGCCCGCTCCTGCTGCTGATCCCCGGAGGGACGGGCGGCGCGGCGTCCTTCGACGACATCGCCGACGGCCTGGCCGCCACCTACACCGTCGCGGCCTACGACCCGCGCGGCATGTCACGCAGCACCCTGGACGACCCCGACGCCGAACAGCACGTGGCCGAGCACGCCGAAGACGCGCTCCGGATACTGGACCTGCTGTCCCCCGGCGAGGCCGCCCGCGTGTTCGGCGCCAGTTCCGGCGCGATCACCGCCCTGCACCTGCTCACCGCCCACCCCGAACGCATCGCACGCGTCGTGGCGCACGAGCCCCCCGTCGTGCACGTGCTCCCCGACGCGGCGGAACACCACGCACTCATCGCCCACGTCCAGGACACCTTCCGCACCCAAGGACTCATGCCGGCGATGTCCGCGTTCGCCGCCGGCCTCACCAGGGGCAGCGACACATCCGGGCCGAAGACCCAGCTCAAGCTTCCGCCACAGACAGCGGCACGGGCCGAGCAGACCATGGCCGACCTGCCGTACTTCGTCAGCCGGATCGTGCCCCGCTTCATGTCCTACGCGCCGGACATCCCCCGGCTGGAGAAACTGACGGAACGCCTCGTGATCGCCGGCGGACAGGACTCATCCGGTGAGCTGCCCCATCGCTCAGCGGCCTTCCTGGCCGAGCTTCTCGGCACACAGCTCCAGCGCTTCCCCGGCGGACACATCGGACTGACCACGCACCCCGCAGAGTTCGGCGAGCTCCTGCGAAAGACCTTCGCGGCCTCGGTCTGA
- the htpG gene encoding molecular chaperone HtpG — protein MSSSVETLEFQAETRQLLRLVIHSIYSNKDIFLRELISNASDALDKLRLESLTDSGIAEIDTGDLHISLEVDQDARTLTVRDNGIGMSRDDLVDLIGTIAKSGTAGLLEKIKESKDAATAENLIGQFGVGFYSAFMVADKVTLRTRRAGTESGTAWESDGEGAYTIQAVEGLPVGTSVTLHLKPADSEDGLADYLSESKIRQIVKQYSDFIRWPIRMATERADAEGEPTRDVDTLNSMKALWARPRTEVTEDEYNEFYQQISHDWLPPAETIHMRAEGTFEYEALLFIPSQAPFDLFSRETKRGVQLYVKRVFIMDDCEALMPDYLRFVKGVVDAHDLSLNVSREILQHDRQIRGVRRRLVKKVLGALKNMQSKDAERYANVWAQFGRALKEGLVEDTDSTEALLELVSAASTHDPERTTTLREYVERMKDGQEAIYYLTGESRAMVENSPHMEAFAAKGYEVLILTDPVDEVWVDRVPGFDGHRLQSIAKGQVDLDASADGDQEADAEKAQREQDFAALLPWLTTTLSEQVKQVRLSSRLTTSAACIVGDAHDVTPTLEKMYRAMGQHMPTVKRILELNPTHPLITALRAAHDANADDPALAEIAELVYGGALLAEGGDLPDPARFTRLLTERLTRAL, from the coding sequence ATGAGTAGCAGTGTCGAGACGCTGGAATTCCAGGCAGAGACACGCCAGTTGCTCCGGCTGGTCATTCACTCGATCTACTCGAACAAGGACATCTTCCTGCGCGAGTTGATCTCGAACGCTTCCGACGCACTGGACAAGCTGCGGCTGGAATCGCTGACCGACTCGGGCATCGCCGAGATCGACACCGGCGACCTGCACATCTCGTTGGAGGTCGATCAGGACGCCCGTACCTTGACCGTCCGTGACAACGGAATCGGCATGAGCCGGGACGATCTCGTGGACCTGATCGGCACGATCGCCAAGTCCGGCACCGCCGGACTGCTGGAGAAGATCAAGGAATCCAAGGACGCCGCCACCGCCGAGAACCTGATCGGGCAGTTCGGCGTGGGCTTCTACTCCGCGTTCATGGTCGCCGACAAGGTCACCCTGCGCACCCGGCGGGCCGGCACCGAATCCGGTACCGCGTGGGAGTCCGACGGTGAGGGCGCCTACACGATCCAGGCCGTCGAGGGCCTGCCCGTGGGCACCTCGGTCACCCTGCACCTCAAGCCCGCCGACAGCGAGGACGGGCTCGCCGACTACCTGTCCGAGTCGAAGATCCGTCAGATCGTCAAGCAGTACTCGGACTTCATCCGCTGGCCCATCCGGATGGCCACCGAGCGCGCCGACGCCGAGGGCGAGCCGACCCGCGATGTCGACACGCTCAACTCGATGAAGGCGCTGTGGGCCCGGCCGCGCACGGAGGTGACCGAGGACGAGTACAACGAGTTCTACCAGCAGATCAGCCACGACTGGCTGCCTCCGGCCGAGACCATCCACATGCGCGCCGAAGGCACCTTCGAGTACGAGGCGCTGCTGTTCATCCCCTCACAGGCACCCTTCGACCTGTTCTCCCGGGAGACCAAGCGCGGCGTACAGCTGTACGTCAAGCGGGTGTTCATCATGGACGACTGCGAAGCGCTCATGCCCGACTACCTGCGCTTCGTCAAGGGAGTCGTGGACGCCCACGACCTGTCGTTGAACGTCTCCCGCGAGATCCTCCAGCACGACCGCCAGATCCGAGGCGTACGCAGGCGCCTCGTCAAGAAGGTTCTCGGCGCCCTCAAGAACATGCAGTCCAAGGACGCCGAACGCTACGCGAACGTCTGGGCGCAGTTCGGGCGCGCGCTGAAGGAGGGCCTGGTCGAGGACACCGACAGCACCGAGGCCCTGCTCGAGCTGGTGTCGGCCGCCTCCACGCACGACCCGGAGCGGACCACCACCTTGCGCGAGTACGTCGAGCGCATGAAGGACGGGCAGGAGGCCATCTACTACCTGACCGGCGAGAGCCGCGCGATGGTGGAGAACTCCCCGCACATGGAGGCCTTCGCCGCCAAGGGGTACGAGGTCCTGATCCTCACCGACCCCGTCGACGAGGTGTGGGTGGACCGGGTGCCGGGCTTCGACGGCCACCGCCTGCAGTCCATCGCCAAGGGGCAGGTCGACCTCGACGCCTCCGCCGACGGCGACCAGGAAGCCGACGCCGAGAAGGCGCAGCGCGAGCAGGACTTCGCCGCCCTGCTGCCGTGGCTGACCACCACCCTGTCGGAGCAGGTCAAGCAGGTCCGTCTGTCGTCCCGCCTGACCACCTCGGCGGCATGCATCGTCGGCGACGCCCACGACGTGACGCCGACCCTGGAGAAGATGTACCGGGCGATGGGCCAGCACATGCCCACCGTCAAGCGGATCCTGGAACTCAACCCCACGCACCCGCTGATCACCGCCCTGCGCGCGGCGCACGACGCCAACGCCGACGATCCGGCACTCGCGGAGATCGCCGAACTGGTCTACGGCGGCGCACTGCTCGCCGAAGGAGGCGACCTGCCCGACCCGGCCCGCTTCACCCGGCTCCTCACCGAACGCCTGACCCGAGCCCTGTAA
- a CDS encoding TIGR03086 family metal-binding protein, which produces MSSLPTLADDLADSAWQEAWDAVVREVEAAWADPAILGRTLTLPFGNIPGAAAAAVWTSEFTVHTWDIATVTGQHPDWDPELIAASYAAMQRGLPTGPRDGAPFAAAVDADPDAPAIDRLVAWCGRKP; this is translated from the coding sequence CTGTCGAGTCTCCCCACGCTCGCCGACGACCTCGCGGACAGTGCATGGCAGGAAGCGTGGGACGCCGTGGTGCGTGAGGTCGAAGCGGCGTGGGCGGACCCCGCGATCCTGGGCCGGACCCTGACCCTGCCGTTCGGCAACATTCCAGGCGCAGCCGCCGCGGCCGTCTGGACCTCCGAGTTCACCGTCCACACCTGGGACATCGCCACCGTCACCGGCCAGCACCCGGACTGGGACCCCGAACTCATCGCCGCCTCGTACGCCGCCATGCAGCGCGGGCTGCCCACCGGGCCGCGCGACGGCGCGCCGTTCGCAGCCGCGGTGGACGCCGACCCCGACGCGCCGGCCATCGACCGCCTCGTCGCGTGGTGCGGACGCAAGCCGTAA
- a CDS encoding ATP-binding protein — protein sequence MRRPDDTDRGAQLGEAGAYLHSAGYELDGDDLSCIAEARRHAAAFLAVAGTVHGLPIPQRVYDLTALVVSELVTNAHKYAPGPVHMELRIHAGSVEVSVCDRRPAVPAVRGADPGRIGQHGMEIIQAITEKLSTEQLEGGKRITARLSLGDDTPAVRG from the coding sequence GTGAGACGCCCCGATGACACGGACCGCGGTGCGCAACTCGGGGAAGCAGGCGCCTACCTGCACAGTGCCGGCTACGAGCTCGACGGTGACGACCTCAGCTGCATCGCCGAAGCCCGTCGCCACGCCGCAGCCTTCCTCGCGGTTGCCGGCACCGTACACGGCCTGCCGATCCCGCAGCGCGTGTACGACCTCACCGCGCTGGTCGTCAGCGAGCTGGTCACCAACGCCCACAAGTACGCCCCCGGCCCCGTGCACATGGAGCTGCGCATCCACGCAGGGAGCGTGGAGGTGAGCGTGTGCGACCGCCGCCCGGCCGTCCCCGCCGTCCGGGGTGCCGACCCCGGTCGAATCGGCCAGCACGGCATGGAGATCATCCAGGCCATCACGGAGAAGCTGTCCACGGAACAACTGGAGGGAGGCAAGCGGATCACGGCCCGCCTCTCCTTGGGCGACGACACCCCAGCCGTGCGCGGTTGA